The nucleotide window TTCTCCCCGTTTTGCACCTCGTCCGGTAACGGTGCGGCTTGCAAATGACGGATTTGAAGTTCAAATTAACTGAACCTCTCGCGGTCCCCTCCGATCACTCGAGTTCTGCCGGTTCGGGTGCACTCAACGGCTGCTCGTCATCGAGTTCGGGGGGCGGCATCCGAGCAGCGGTAGACGGGGGCGGTCGGAGCAGGGGGAACTGCAGGCAGTCGATGCGGGCGCAACGTCACGCGTCGATCGTCTCGACGCCGGCGGATGGGGGCTGCTGGATTGCCGTGACGCTCACTCGTCGACGGTGTACGCCGGAATCCACGGCGGCATCGAGCGATCCTTCGACCACTCGAACAGGTGGCGCTTCTCGTTCGCGTAGTAGGAGCGGTACGCGTCGACGTAGTCGTCGGCCGTCCACTCGCCGGTGAGCTGGGGCGGGTCGGTCTCCCCCTCCCCCGGCCAGTCGAGTCCACGGACGGCGTCGGAGTCCAGGGATTCGACGACGGCCCAGCAGCCGTGGCGCTCGTCCGGCCCGTGGTCCCAGCGGTACCGCCACTCCCCGTGGGCGGCGTCGGTGTAGGCCCGGAGCCGTCGCCAGTTGGCGAGACTCCCCGCCGCCCAGCGGGTCAACGGGTTGTTCGCGTGCGTAAAGTACAGGTCGTCGGACTCCGGGTAGCCGTTCAGCTGTACGGCGGTGGTGAGCACCATCGAGCACTCGAACACGCTGCTCGTCACGTGCCTGTCGACGAGCCAGGTGACCAGAGTGTCGAGGTCCCTGTCGAGCCAGAACGCGTTGACCATCCGCCCGTTCGTACGCCGCGCACACGGTTAGCGGCTCTGACGTCCCCGGCGCTTCGAACGGGAGGAATCAGCTCTGCTACTGGGGTCGACACCTTGATGTACGGGTACCCGTGGGTACGCGTAGATGGAGATCATCGGTCACCGCGGATGCGCCGACCAGTACCCCGAGAACACGGTTCACGCCGTGCAGCGCTCCTCCCGGTACCTCGACACCATCGAAGTGGACGTCCGACGCTGCGGCTCCGGCGAGCTCGTCGTCTTCCACGACGAGACCGTCGACCGGTTGACCGACGCGACCGGCCGGGTCACCGACCTCGACTGGACCGAACTCCGCGAACTCGAGGTGATGGACTCCGGCGAGACGATCCCACGTCTCTCGACCGTCCTCGAGGCGTTCCCCCGCGGCGTCCGCGCCCAGGTAGAACTGAAGGGGCGAGGGCTCGCCGAGGACGTGCGCGACGTCGTCGCCGGGTCCGACGTCGAGGTGGCCGTCTCCTCGTTCGACATCGACGCGCTCGCGGAGGTCCACGACCTCGGCTGGGACGTGCGGACGGGCTACCTGTTCGAGTCGAACCCCGCGGGGAACCTCGCGGCCGCCGTCGAACTCGGCTGTGCGGTCGTCCACCCCTACTACGACCTCTGCCTGAAGACCGACGTCGTCGACGACGCCCACGAGGCGGGGCTCGAGGTCGTCGCGTGGAAGGCCGCGCGTACGGCCGAGGAGGTCGCGGCGCTCAGGACCGTCGGCGTCGACGGCGTCACAGCGGATCGGTGGGACATCGGCTAGTCCGATCTGGCTGCGGATTTCGGGGTAGAGGAGTCGTGGTCTCGAGTGCTTCGCGGTTTTGCTCGAAGTTTCCCGTGGCATCCGGCTTTTGGGACGGTTCAGTCGCAGTCGAGTAGGTCCGGAAAGCCCCCGCGGCCCCTTTCAGTCCCGCCCACAGCAACCGCACCTCACCCTCCCTTACCTCGGAGCGAAGCCCCTCGGAAGTCACCCTCGCTTCGCTCGCGTGACCAGCCGATTCGCTCGCCCGCGCTCGCATCCCTCGCGCGCGCGTCTGCTCGCCCCTGAGGGGCTCGCAGTCACGCGCGTCACTGCCACAGCCAGATAATCTACGTGGCGCGCGGCGGCCAAGCGAAGCGCGGCCGCTCGTGCGAGGGACGAGCATCGCTGGCCGCAGGCCGAGAAGCGCAGGAGGCTGGGGAGGGTGAGGATGTGGGTGGGACTGAAAGGGGCCGGAGCGCTGGGCGATGGCGCGGACCGTCAAGCACCGCAGGCGAACGAGCGAAGCGAGTGAGGCGAGGAGCGCAGCGGCCGCACCGAGTCCAGCGCTCCGGGGGCTTTCCAGGTGTACTCGTCTCCGTCATCGATACTCGCCTCCCGATTCAGACGATACCGTCCAAATTCACAGAACAAGCTAACAGCCTCTTCGACACCAACCTCACCCAGTCGTCACGACTTCCAGCACCGCCCGGTGTTCGAGTTCCGTGTCCGCGCCGACCTGCCGGCGGCTCCGGCAGTCGATGCCGTGGAGGAAGCCGTCGCCGATGTCCGAATGGAGGTGGTACGCGAAGTCCTCGGCGGTGGCGTCGCCGGGGAGGACGAAGCAGTCGCGGAACGGGCCCTTGCTCCAGTCGCCGCTCGCGCTCCCCGGGAAGACGACCTTGGCGTCGAGCTCCTCGAACAGCGCCGTCTCGATGGCCTGCTGGACGCCCGTGCCGTCGAACTCGGCCACGAACTCGCGGATGGCCTCGAGGCCGGCCGCCTGCTCGTCGGAGACGTCGCCGACGACGTCGAAGTCGGCCTCGCCCTGCCGGTAGTCGACGACGCCCGACTCGGCGGCCTTCTTCAGCGACTTCTCGGCGTGGGCGCTCGTCGGGACGATCGTGAGGTGGTCGTACTCCGGGTCCGACGTGATCTCCTCGTAGTTCTCCTTCGCCGCCGGCGTGTCCATCTTGTTCGCGGCGATCACCATCGGCTTCGTCCGCTTGCGCATCTCCCGCGCGAGCGCGAACCGGTCGTCGGCGTCCCACGTCTCCGGGTCGAGTTCGAGGTCGAGCGAGAGGACGACCCGCTTGATCTCGTCCTTGTTCGTCCTGAACGCGCTCAACTGTTCCGCGAGGACGTGCTCGACCCCGATCTCGTCGCCGGGGTTCGGCCCCTGGTACATCGACTCGAACTTCTCGATCCCCTTCTCCAGGACGCCCAGGTACCACTGGTCGAGTTCGTCCTCCAGGAAGTCGACGTCCTCGCGGGGGTCGTGTCCCTCCGTCGGCTCGCCCTCGATGTCGGTCTCGCCGGAGAAGTCGACGACGTGGACGAGCACGTCCGCCTCGTTCAGGTCGGTGAGGAACTGGTTGCCGAGCCCCTTCCCCTCGTGGGCACCGGGGATGAGCCCCGCCACGTCGACGAGCTGGACCGGGACGAACCGGGTATCGTCGTCGCAGAAGCCGTGGTTCGGTTCGCACTCCTCGTCGAACTCGGGCGCCGCGCAGTCGACGCCGACGTACGCCTCACCGACGCTCGGATCGATGGTCGTGAACGGGTAGGCCCCCTCGGGCACGTCGTTCATAGTGGCCGCGTTGAAGAAGCTCGATTTCCCCACCGAGGGCTTCCCCACGAGGCCGATCTTGTAGCTCATTGACCGGAATCGGCGGCCGTCGGGGGAAAGGATTTCTACCCGACGGCGGCGTGGCCAGCGGTGACACACCGCGCAGAACTCGTCGTAGCATCCGGCCGACCCCCGACCGGTCGCGGACCGTGACGACGTGTGTCTCGGAACCCCTTTAGGCGGGACCCACCTTATCCCGGCCATGAACTACGATTCTGCGCTCGACCGCGCCTACGAGTCGCTTCCGGAGTCACCCGCCGAGGCGGGCGACCGACTCAACGTTCCGGACCCCGAGGGACAGACCGACGGGGCGTTCACGCGACTGACCAACCTCGACGCCATCGCCGACTCGCTCTCCAGGGACGCCGAGCACCTCCACCGTTCCATCCAGCGTGACCTGGGGACGAACGGCCAGTTCGAGAACGGCGTCGCCCGCTACAACGGCTCGTTCTCGGTCGCCGACTTCGAGGCCGCCATCGACGAGTACGTCGCCGAGTTCGTCACCTGCTCGGAGTGCGGCCTCCCGGACACCGTGCTCAAGACCGAGGACGGGATCAACATGCTCCGCTGTCAGGCGTGCGGGGCGTTCCGGCCGGTCGAGAAGCGCTCCGGGTCCGCGACGCGCCAGCGCGCCGGCCCCGACATCGAGGAGGGGAAGACGTACGAACTGAAGATCACCGGCACCGGCCGGAAGGGCGACGGCGTCGCCGAGAAGGGGAAGTTCACCATCTTCGTCTCGGGCGCGAGGGAGGGCGACGTGGTGAACGCCTACGTCCACAACGTCTCCGGGACGCTGGCGTTCGCCCGGCCGGCCTGAGGCGGAACCGAAAACGTGAGGATTCCCCGGCGTGGATAGGCGAGGGACGTGTCCTATCGGGTCGATAGACGGCGGCTCCTGCGCGCGGCGATGGCCACGCTCGTGCTGCTCTCGGGGGGATCGATAGCGACGGCCGCCTACCACGGCGTCGACACCGATCCCGACGGGGAGGCGTTCGTCGAGGGGGAGCGCGCGGTCGAACCGCGCGACGGCCTCACCGTCGTGACGACGAGCCAGTACGGGGACAACTTCATGGTCGCGTTCGCGCCGAACGGCTCGGTTCTCTACTACGACGACCGCTACGCCATCTACGACGAGATCAAGCACGTGCCCGGCACGAGCGCGACCGTCGTCGTGGTCGCCACCCGGAACCTCGACCGCCAGCGGTGCCACGCGACCACGCGGTGCAACCGGAACGTCATCGAGCGCGTGAACCTCTCGACCGGCGAACGCGAGCGCCTCCACGAGCGGGTGAACCCCCGGAACCGGAACCAGTGGCACGCGGTCGACCTGATCGACGACACGCACCTGCTCGTCGGCGACATCGCCTACGACCGCGTGTTCGTCGTCGACACCGAGACGGGACTCATCGAGTGGGAGTGGGAGGCCCAGCGGGACTTCCCGCTCTCGGGCGGCGGGATCTACCCCGGCGACTGGACCCACCTCAACGACGTGGAGTACCTCGGCGACGGCCGGGTGATGGTCAGCCTCCGCAACCAGGATCAGGTCGTGTTCATCGACATGGAGGAGGGGCTCCAGGAGGAGTGGACGCTGGGGAGCGAGGACGACCACGGGACCCTCTACGAGCAGCACAACCCCGACTACATCCCCGAGTCCGGCGGCGGGCCGGCCGTGCTCGTCGCGGACTCGGAGCGAAACCGCATCGTCGAGTACCAGCGCGAGGACGGGACGTGGCGCCAGACGTGGGAGTGGTCGGACGTGCGGATGCAGTGGCCCCGCGACGCCGACCGCCTGCCGAACGGCAACACGCTCGTCGTCGACTCCAACGGCGCCAGGGTGTTCGAACTCGACCCGTCGGGCGAGATCGTCTGGCAGGTCGACATCAAGGGCGCATACGACGTGGAACACATCCCCGTCGGAGACGAGGGCGGCGAACCCCAGACCGCCGAGCGCCTCGGCCTGGCGAGCCGGACGGACGGCGACTCCTCCCCCCGGGAGGTCGTCGGCGAGCCGCGGAAGACGCCCAAGCGGTCCCTGTCCGTGCTGTCGGCCGTGGTACCGGGACCGGTGCTGAACGGGATACTGTACGTGCTCCCGCAGTGGTTCGGCCTCGCCCAGCTCGGGGCGACGCTGCTCGGGACGACGACGGCGGTCGGGTGGGCCGCGCTCGAACTGCACTGGCTCGGCTACCGGCTCCGGTCGCCGTTCACGCGCGACCGGTAACGCGATCCGGGGCGTCCTTCGTCCCCGAACATCGACCGACCCGAATCCGCCCCGACACGGGCCGTTCGCTTCTCGCGGGTGAGAACCGGCGCGGTGGGTTCTTCCCGCCGCGACTGACTTCCTCCGGCGTGACCACCATCGACCTCTCCGACGGCTTCGACGTCCACGACTACCGGTCGAAGTTGAAACTGCTCCGGCAGGACGCCGGGTCGATGACGCTCGCCAACCGCGAAGGACTGGAGTGTCCGGCGTGCGACCGCCCGTTCGAGCGGTTGTTCGTCACCGACGACGACCGGGTCAGCTTCGGGGACGCGCCCGACGGACCGATCTGTCTCGCCCGGACGGACGCGCGGCTGCTTGTGTTGACGCACTGAGTCAGGACGACGCGCACCGTCCGCGGTGAACGCGTGCGAGAGCCGTGTTCCACATTCGCTATCCCGTACATCGATCGTAGTCATTTCCCGCATCTCTAGGGTGACGAATACGAACGACCATCCTACTGCTTGAGAACATTACCCGTTCAACACGAGACCGATCATAGCAGAGACGAGTCCTAGAGTCACGATTCCAACAATGAACATCCCTCCTGCACTGTTACTGATTGTGACGAGAGCTGCTACTGGAATCGGTACGGTAATCGCGATCCAGGGCAATGATTTCTCCCTCAGAGCACCACCGGCAGCGAACATCAGTGAAAAATAGGCACCAATAGCCAGTTCGATAGTTCGTAACGCAGTAATACCTAAAACAATCTTTGTGAGGAAGAGCGAGATCGGAATCGCAACGACGGATACTGCCGCGAGCTTCTGTTGATTAGATAGATCGAAATCGCCAAAATTATCTATAATTTTATATAATATCAAAATCGTGATTAATGCGCTCAAGTACAAGGTTGGAGTGGTAAAGAACCCGCCAAAATCGAGGCCACCTTGTGCGCTGGTAAGAATATATGTCATGCTCGTATCCACTCCTCTTGAATTATTGTTTCAGTGAGCGTGATTAGCGCCTATTCGACGTAATTGCGTCCAGAGGATCTATTTGCGGACGATAAAATCTTTATTATATTCCTTCCAGAGTCGGGCAGAGGACGAGAGGTTGTAAAACGGAATCGACGTCTTCGATGGCTTTCACGCATCGTACGTTCCCTCCGTGACGTCACCTGTGCCGGCGATTCTGATACGGTGGCGCTCGAAATTCAGCCACGAGGGTTCTCCCGGCGGGGAGTCCGGCGTCCACGGGCCTGTCGTTGATCCAGCAGGCGTACTGCGGGTCGAAGGAGTTCGTCAGGATTAGGGTTTGGTAACTCGGTCACGGTCGCTGGTCACGTCGATTGAACGAACTCGCAGTCGACGCTGACAGCGAAGCGCGGATAACCTCCCGGCTGTCGGTCACTCCGCCGGTTCGAAGTCGAGCGCGACGGAGTTGATGCAGAACCGCTCGCCGGTCGGTTCCGGACCGTCCTTGAAGACGTGCCCGAGGTGGCCGTCGCAGGTGGCGCACTTCACCTCGACGCGGGTCATCCCGTGTCGGGTGTCCTCCTCGTAGGTCACCGCCGAGTCCTCGGCGGCGTAGAAGCTCGGCCACCCGCAGGCGGCGTCGAACTTCGTCCCCGAGTCGAACAGCACCGTCCCGCAGGCCGCGCAGGTGTAGACCCCCTGCTCGTCGCGGTCGACGTGCTCGCCGGAGAAGCGGGCCTCGGTGCCCTTCTCCCGGAGGATGCGGTACTCCTCGTCGGTCAGCCGCTCGCGCCACTCCTCGTCGGACTCGGGCAGGTCGCTCGCGGGTTCTTGCTCGCTCATACCCGGTGGTACGACGTACAGAGGGATACCCTTGTTCCCGGGAAGCCGGTCGCGGTCCGGCATCGTCGTCGGCCGGATGTCGGACAGCCACCGCCCGTCTACCGTTGACGATCCTCGCCGCGACTCACCGACAGAGCGCGGCGACGTCGTGGAGGTCCCGCACCTCGTAGGTGGGGTCGACCGTGAGCTCGTGGTCCCGGCGGTGCGGGCGGCGGATGAACGCCGAGTCGACCCCGGCGTTGTGGGCAGCCTCGACGTCCGTCTCGTTGTCGCCGACGTACAGCGCCGTCTCGGCGTCGAGGTCCGCCAGCGCCCGTTCGAGGTAGTGGCTGTTCGGCTTCTTGTGCGTCAGGCTCTCGACGGTCGGCGCCCGGCCGTATGCCGTCCCGAAGAGGTCGGCGACCCCGAAGTGGTCGAGCACGAAGTCGACCGTCTCCTGCTGGTTCGAGGAGACGATGCCGAGCGGCGAGTCGATGTCGTGGAGCACCTCGAAGTCGTCGTACAGCGACTTCCGGCCGGCCCGCACCTCCCGGCGCTGGGCCTCGAAGGCCGTCCGGTCGCGGATCGTCCAGAACTCGGAGGGGGAGAGATCGTACGTCGTACACACCGACTCGACCTCCTCGGGGGAGACCCCGACGACCATCGATCTGACGTGGTCGGGATCGGGGTCGGCGACGGAGAGGGCGTCGAACGCGTCCCACGCCGCCTCGTGGAGCACGCCGTAGCTCGTCCGGCCGACGAGCACGCCGTCGTTGTCGAACACAACCGCATCGTACACCATCTTGTCCCCACTTGGCGACCCTCGGTGAAATGACTTTGCTGTCGGGGGCGGAAGCGTCCGAATCCGCCGGTGCCGAAACCGACTCACCCCGGAGGAACGACTACTCCCCGATGACCGCGGACGACGCCAGTCCTGTCGGCCACACTCCAGGTGAGGCCCCTCCCGGCGGCGCTCCCGTCGAGGTCGAAACCGGCGCCCGCCTCCACGTCGGCTTCGGCAACCTCAGCCTCGCCCACGAGCGCCTGTACGGGGCGGCCGGCGTCGGCGTCGACCGGCCGGGCGTCAGGTTGACCGCGGCCCCGGCGGACGAAGTCGTCTGCGACCACGACACGGCGCGACGGTACGCGGAGCGGGTCTGCGGCCTCCTGGACCTCCCCGGTGCCCGCATCGACGTGGACCGGACGCTCCCGCGACACATGGGGCTCGGGAGCGGCACGCAGCTCTCGCTCGCGGTGCTCGCCGGCGTCGCCCGGGCCTACGGCAGCGAACCGCGAGTCCGCGAACGCGCGCCGGCGCTCGGACGGGGCGGTCGCTCGGGCGTCGGGGTGGCGGCCTTCGAGACCGGGGGGTTCGTCCTCGACGCCGGCCACCCGACCGAGCGGTTCACCACCGACCGGCCCGCGGATGGCGACTGGACGGTTCCGGCGGTCGCCGCGCGCCACGCCGTCCCCGACGACTGGCGCTTCCTGCTCGTGATTCCGGACGCCGAACCGGGCCGGGCGGACGGCCGGGAGGACGATTCGATGCGCGCGGTGGTCGAGGACGCCGACCCCGACGTGGCCGACCGCGTGGCGGGCGTCGTCCAGCGCCGATTGCTCCCCGCCCTCGCGGAGGGGTCGGTCGAGCGGTTCGGCGCAGCAGTCGGCGAGATCGGCCGGCTCAACGGCGCCTGGTTCGCCGACGAACAGGGCGGCGTCTACCGGCCGCCGGTGGGCGACGTGGTCGCCGCCCTCCGAGACGCCACCGCCGTCTTCGGCTCCGGGCAGTCGTCCTGGGGGCCGACCGTCTACGGCGTCACCGACGCCGACCACGCCGACGCGGCCCGCGACGCCGGCCGACGCGCCCTCGACGACGCCGGCGTCGGGGGCGACGTGCTGGTCGTCCGCGCGAGGAACGACGGGGCGACCGTCCGCCACGGCGACGAGTTCTGAGCCCCACGGACGACGGGCGCTGGTCGACTTACGGACGACGACTGCTCGATCACCACCAGCGACGATGTCCGACCGACTGCCGGCAACGATACCTGACTGACTGCCAGCGACGACTCCCGACCGACCGCAGGCGACGACCCCGAACTGACCACGGGTGGGACTGAAAGGGGCCGCGGGTGTCGGCGAAGGACGACGACGCTAGCACCGCAGCGCGAGCGAACTGAGTGAGCGAGCGCGAGAAGCACAGCGAGGCGCCCGAGTCGAGAGGCGAGGGGGCTTTCGCGGTCAGCACGCTAGTTCCCGAGTCGGACGAGCCGAAACGGGAGATGACGGATAAGGAGTATCGAACCCTCGAATCCCAGCACAACGACTAAGCACACACCCTCGACACGCACGGTATGGCCCGTATGCCGTTCGGCGTGGCGCAACTCGACTCCGTGCTCGGCGGCGGCGCCCCCGAGGGAAACGCCGTGCTCGTCGCCGGCGAGTCCGGCGCCGGCGCCCGGGAGTTCGCCTACACGAGCGCCGCGATGAACACGCTCGCGAACGCCGATTCGGAGCTGTTCGACCTGTACTACGGCGAGCTCGACGGGGACGCCACCGTCCCCGAGGAGGTCCACTACATCTCCTTCACGGCCGGCGAGGACTACGTCGAACGGGAGCTCCGCTACACGATGGCCGACGAGATCGTCGACGCCGTCGTGGAGCCGATGCGGTTCGCCGACTTCACCCCCGAGTACTTCCAGCTCTCGGCCATCCCCCGCGAGTGGTACATGGGCGAGACGACCTCCCTCCGGGACCTCGGCCGGGGCGCCAACCGCGACGGCGTGCTCACCGCGCTCGGGGAGTACCTCACCGACCACGCGGCCGGGAACCTCGTCGTCGTCGACTCCATCACGGACCTCATCGGCGCCGCCGGCGGCGAGGTGGCGTGGGACGACGTGGCGACGCTCGTGCGCGGGCTCGGCAAGGCGGCCCACTCGTGGGGCGGCCTGCTGCTCGTGCTCGCGAACACCGACGCCATCGACGACCGGCAGCTCGGCCAGCTCGTCGACGGGAGCGGTGGGAGCTTCCAGTTCAGCTGGGAGACCGGCGGCTCGAAGCGCGCCCGGACGATGGTCGTGCGGGAGTTCCGCGGCGTGCTCTCCCAGCTGGAATCAGAGAACATCGTCCGCTTCGAGACGGAGATCCACGACGGCGGGCTGGACATCAGCGACGTGCGGAAGATACGATAACTGGTAGCCACGACCATATTCTTAAGTAGGGTACCCGAAAGACGTTGGATAGATGGCCGGTGAGCAGGTGGACGCGCTGCCGGATGGCTTACGCGAGTGGGTACACGCCAGGGCCGAGGAGACCGATCGGTCCCCAGCGGACGTGCTGGCCCGTGCGACCGCCGCGTACCGGCTGCTGAACGACTACGAGGGCGACCTCGACGGGCTCGGAGGGTTCCCGGAGAACGCCGACCGCGTCGACGGGAACACGCTGCTCGGCCTCTCGGAGACGGTCGCGGAGCTCGACGAACGCGTCGCGACCGTGGAGGACGACCTCGACGAGAAGATCGACGACGTGCGGAGCCGCGTCGTCCAGGTGAAACGCGAGACCGATGGGAAGGCCGACGCGGACCACGACCACCCCGACCTCCGGCGCACCGCCGAGACAGCCGAGGTGCTCGCCGACGACGTGGAGGACCTCCGGGCGGACCTCGACGACCTCGAGTCGACGTTCGAGGAGGGGTTCGCCAACTACGAGGAGGTGCTGGAGTACCTCACCGACGCGACCGAGGAGCTGGAGGGGAAGGCGAACACGCTCGCCTCGGTCGCCGCCGAGGTCCGCACCCGCCTCGGGAACCTGGAGGCCCGCGAGGCCCGCACCCGCGCCGCGGCGGAGCTGAAGGACGAGGCGAACCGGCTCGGGGTCGAGACGGCGACCTGCGGCGCGTGCAGTTCGAAGGTCAGCCTCGGCCTGCTGTCGGCCCCGGAGTGCCCGAACTGCGGCGGCACCTTCGAGGCGGTCGAGGGGTCGCGCGGCTTCTTCGGCTCGGCCACGCTGACCGTCGGAACGCGACCCGCGCTGGAGGGGGAGACGGCGGAGGAACTCGGCCCGGAGGACATCTTCGATGACTGAGGACGACGACGCGGACGACCTTGACGGGACGACGCGACCGGAGATCCGGAACCCCTTCGCCGACTCGTCCGACGCGGGTCGGGACGACGACTTCCCGGTCGACCCCGGCGACGCCGACGACGCCACCGACGCCGAACCGGCCGAGGAGCGCGACGTCCCGTTCGCCGGGCTGGCGGCCGAGACGCGCGAACGCCGACGCCGGCGCGAGGGGGCCGACAACGACCCGTTCGAGCAGATGGAGGTCTCGGCGATCGACGCCGACGACCTGTGGGAGTCGCTGGACGACGTGGACCCGGAGGACGCCCCGGGCGGCACAGCGGAGCGCGTCGGCGAGACGGACTCCCGGCCGGAGCACGTCGTGAACAAGCGGGAGTACTGCCAGCGGTGCCGGTTCCTCTCCGCCCCGCCGGACCTCTCGTGCGGCCACGAGGGGACGGACATCGTGGAGGCGGTCGACGCCGACCGCTTCCGGGTCCGCGGCTGTCCGATGGTGACCGACGAGGGCGGGCCGACGTTCGAGAACCCCTGATTTATCCGACCACATCGCCTAGGCCCGGGTGATGCAGTTCTGCGACGAGTGCGGCTCGATGATGGTCTCCGAGGACGGCGTCATGGTGTGCACCTCCTGTGGCCACGCAGAGGAGCGGGACGAGGAGCTCGCCGCGCAGTTCGTCTCGACGGAGGAGCAGAGCGACGACGACGTCATCGAGACGGAGGAGGGCGCGAACTTCGAGGGGAAACCCACCTCGAACGACGTCCACTGCGACAAGTGCGGCCACGGCGTCGCCTGGTACACGATCAAGCAGACCGGCGCGGCGGACGAGCCGCCGACGCGCTTCTTCAAATGTAAGGAGTGCGGCTATCGATGGCGGGAGTACAACTGAGCTAGACGCGCAGACAACCGATCCCACGACGATACGACTTTACATCAGCACCCATTCGCCTCGTCCGTGTCCCTCCAGGATCGACTCGGACCGTGGCACGGTCTCCTGATCCTCGTCTTCCTCGTCGCCACAGGCCTGTCGCTCGCGCGCGCCGAGGAGCTGACCGCCGTGGCGGGCCTTTCGGCCGTCCTCTACGGACTGCTCGCCGTCGTCCTGTTGCAGTTCACCGTCGGCAACGTCTGGGCGTACGCCGTCGAGTACCGCGACGCCGGCGGGGCGTGGAGCGACCTGCCGTTCCTCGCGCCGCTCGTCTTCGGCGTCTGCTGGGGCGTGTTCGCCTTCTCCACGACGCGATCGGTCGGCGTGGCCGCCTGGGCAGCGTTCTGGGGGTTCGCCATCGTCGCCGCGATCACGGCGGTCGCCGTCTGGCTGCTCCTCGGCTACCGCGAGGGCTCAGAGCCGGCCGGCTAACCACGAGCCGACCGCCTCGCCCACCTTCCCCGCCCGCCCGATGTAGAAGTGGTCCGCCGCGAACTCGACGACCTCGTGGTCCAGTTCGCGGGCGCGCTCGACCGTCGGCTTCCAGTCCACCGTGTCGTCCCTGGTGCCGTACACCACCTGCACCGGGCAGGCGACCCGGTCGAGCGCCTCGACCGAGTCGAGCCCGGCCGCGACCCGTCGGGCCGGCGAGAGCACGCTCACCGCCGCGGGGTCCGTCTCGGCCGCGGCGTTCAGCGCGATGCAGCCGCCGAAGCTGAAGCCGAACAACCCGACCGCGTCGTATCGGTCGCGGGCCCAGCCCACCGCGTTGCAGGCGTCGGCGAGTTCGCCCCGGCCCTCGTTCCAGTCGCCGTAGTCGAACCGGAGGCAGTCGACGCCGCGCTCGCCGAGCACGTCGCTGACCGCCCGTAACCGCTCGTCGCCGCGGTGTCCCCGGTGCTGGGGGTGGGGCGGGCAGGCGACAACGCACGAGTCGGCGCCGGTACCGGCATCACCCTCGACAGCAGCGTCCGCGTCGGTATCGCCGTCCGCGCCGCCGGCGACGTCGAGCGTCGCCCGGACGTCTCGCCCGCCCGGCACCAGCACTGCCGTTCCGTCGTTCGCGCCCCTCCCGCCGTCCGTCGCGGCGTCACCGTCGGTCATGCGCTCGACTCCGTCTCGCCGCGCGAAAACACTGGCGGGGGACTCCTAACGCGGGTGAGATTTATACGGCGGACTCGCCAAAGCGGATTATGGGAATCCTCTCTCGTGCGTCCTACGTCATCCGCTCGAAGTTCAACGCGATCCTCAACAGGGCGGAGGACCCCACCGAGACGCTCGATTACAGCTACGAGCA belongs to Halorarum halophilum and includes:
- a CDS encoding beta-ribofuranosylaminobenzene 5'-phosphate synthase family protein, which produces MTADDASPVGHTPGEAPPGGAPVEVETGARLHVGFGNLSLAHERLYGAAGVGVDRPGVRLTAAPADEVVCDHDTARRYAERVCGLLDLPGARIDVDRTLPRHMGLGSGTQLSLAVLAGVARAYGSEPRVRERAPALGRGGRSGVGVAAFETGGFVLDAGHPTERFTTDRPADGDWTVPAVAARHAVPDDWRFLLVIPDAEPGRADGREDDSMRAVVEDADPDVADRVAGVVQRRLLPALAEGSVERFGAAVGEIGRLNGAWFADEQGGVYRPPVGDVVAALRDATAVFGSGQSSWGPTVYGVTDADHADAARDAGRRALDDAGVGGDVLVVRARNDGATVRHGDEF
- a CDS encoding RAD55 family ATPase — protein: MARMPFGVAQLDSVLGGGAPEGNAVLVAGESGAGAREFAYTSAAMNTLANADSELFDLYYGELDGDATVPEEVHYISFTAGEDYVERELRYTMADEIVDAVVEPMRFADFTPEYFQLSAIPREWYMGETTSLRDLGRGANRDGVLTALGEYLTDHAAGNLVVVDSITDLIGAAGGEVAWDDVATLVRGLGKAAHSWGGLLLVLANTDAIDDRQLGQLVDGSGGSFQFSWETGGSKRARTMVVREFRGVLSQLESENIVRFETEIHDGGLDISDVRKIR
- a CDS encoding CopG family transcriptional regulator, translated to MAGEQVDALPDGLREWVHARAEETDRSPADVLARATAAYRLLNDYEGDLDGLGGFPENADRVDGNTLLGLSETVAELDERVATVEDDLDEKIDDVRSRVVQVKRETDGKADADHDHPDLRRTAETAEVLADDVEDLRADLDDLESTFEEGFANYEEVLEYLTDATEELEGKANTLASVAAEVRTRLGNLEAREARTRAAAELKDEANRLGVETATCGACSSKVSLGLLSAPECPNCGGTFEAVEGSRGFFGSATLTVGTRPALEGETAEELGPEDIFDD
- a CDS encoding transcription factor S, with translation MQFCDECGSMMVSEDGVMVCTSCGHAEERDEELAAQFVSTEEQSDDDVIETEEGANFEGKPTSNDVHCDKCGHGVAWYTIKQTGAADEPPTRFFKCKECGYRWREYN
- a CDS encoding dienelactone hydrolase family protein encodes the protein MTDGDAATDGGRGANDGTAVLVPGGRDVRATLDVAGGADGDTDADAAVEGDAGTGADSCVVACPPHPQHRGHRGDERLRAVSDVLGERGVDCLRFDYGDWNEGRGELADACNAVGWARDRYDAVGLFGFSFGGCIALNAAAETDPAAVSVLSPARRVAAGLDSVEALDRVACPVQVVYGTRDDTVDWKPTVERARELDHEVVEFAADHFYIGRAGKVGEAVGSWLAGRL